One segment of Eschrichtius robustus isolate mEscRob2 chromosome 3, mEscRob2.pri, whole genome shotgun sequence DNA contains the following:
- the PTP4A2 gene encoding protein tyrosine phosphatase type IVA 2 yields MNRPAPVEISYENMRFLITHNPTNATLNKFTEELKKYGVTTLVRVCDATYDKAPVEKEGIHVLDWPFDDGAPPPNQIVDDWLNLLKTKFREEPGCCVAVHCVAGLGRAPVLVALALIECGMKYEDAVQFIRQKRRGAFNSKQLLYLEKYRPKMRLRFRDTNGHCCVQ; encoded by the exons ATGAACCGTCCAGCCCCTGTGGAGATCTCCTATGAGAACATGCGTTTTCTGATAACACACAACCCTACCAATGCTACCCTCAACAAGTTCACAGAG gaacTTAAGAAGTATGGAGTGACAACTTTGGTTCGAGTTTGTGATGCTACGTATGATAAAGCACCAGTTGAAAAAGAAGGAATCCACGTTCTA GATTGGCCTTTTGACGATGGAGCACCACCCCCTAATCAGATAGTTGACGATTGGCTAAACCTACTAAAAACCAAATTTCGTGAAGAGCCAGGTTGCTGTGTTGCAGTGCATTGTGTTGCAGGACTGGGAAG GGCACCTGTGCTGGTCGCACTTGCTTTGATTGAATGTGGAATGAAGTACGAAGATGCAGTTCAGTTTATAAGACA aaaaagaaggGGAGCATTCAATTCCAAACAGCTGCTTTACCTGGAGAAATACCGACCTAAGATGCGATTACGCTTCAGAGATACCAATGGGCATTGCTGCGTTCAGTAG